From Juglans regia cultivar Chandler chromosome 8, Walnut 2.0, whole genome shotgun sequence, the proteins below share one genomic window:
- the LOC108979504 gene encoding spermidine hydroxycinnamoyl transferase-like codes for MVLINVSFKDCHTVKPAEPTRNGPLPLSELDQIGTITHVPTIYFYRPPLCWLSSPDSISNTLRDSLSKALVPFYPLAGRLRWIGCGRLELDCNAKGVSLYVAESEAKLDDIGYSSPSPGYDQYLIPSIDYGSVPIHDLPLLLVQLTKFKCGGISLGLRISHAVVDGTSALHFFSEWARLARGEPLGAEPFLDRKVVFRAGDPPIAAPICLDHPEYSHPVPLLLGQSDDVEERKKKTTLAMLKLSKTQVEKLKNMGNQDRVIGSTDAAGRAYTRYETVAGHIWRCACKARRHKDEQPTALSICVDSRSRMHPPLPREYFGNAALDIPATSHAGELMSKPLGYASSRIRAAIERVTDTYVKSALEFLKNEPDLTRFQDIRAEEAPFYGNPNLGVVNWMTLPIYGLDFGWGKEIYMGPGTHDLDGDSLVLHSPDGDGSLIVMLCLQRAHMDAFTKHFYEDII; via the coding sequence atggtACTAATTAATGTAAGCTTCAAGGATTGCCACACAGTGAAGCCAGCGGAGCCAACAAGGAATGGACCCCTGCCCTTATCAGAATTGGATCAAATCGGCACCATAACTCATGTTCCCACAATCTATTTCTACCGCCCACCTCTGTGCTGGCTTTCATCACCCGACTCCATTTCCAATACTCTCAGAGACTCTTTGAGCAAGGCATTAGTGCCTTTCTATCCACTCGCAGGCCGTTTGCGCTGGATAGGTTGTGGCCGTCTCGAGCTTGACTGCAATGCCAAAGGGGTTTCATTATATGTAGCCGAATCTGAAGCCAAACTAGATGATATTGGCTACTCATCTCCCTCTCCTGGATATGATCAGTACCTTATCCCATCTATAGACTATGGCTCAGTTCCAATCCATGATCTGCCATTGTTGTTGGTTCAACTCACTAAATTCAAGTGTGGGGGCATTAGCCTCGGCCTAAGGATATCACATGCTGTTGTTGACGGAACAAGCGCCCTGCACTTCTTTTCCGAGTGGGCTAGGCTTGCCAGGGGCGAGCCATTAGGTGCAGAACCATTTCTTGATCGAAAAGTAGTGTTCCGAGCTGGGGATCCCCCGATTGCTGCTCCAATATGCCTCGACCATCCGGAATATAGTCATCCAGTACCGCTCTTGCTCGGGCAGTCTGATGATGTAGAGGAGCGAAAGAAGAAAACAACGTTGGCCATGCTAAAGCTTTCCAAAACCCAAGTTGAAAAGCTCAAGAACATGGGAAATCAGGATCGAGTAATCGGTAGTACTGATGCTGCTGGCCGTGCTTACACCCGATACGAGACCGTGGCAGGACACATATGGCGATGTGCATGCAAAGCACGTCGACACAAAGACGAACAGCCTACGGCATTAAGTATTTGTGTCGATTCACGGAGCCGCATGCATCCGCCATTGCCACGAGAGTATTTTGGAAATGCAGCGCTGGATATTCCAGCTACGAGTCATGCGGGGGAGTTGATGTCCAAACCATTAGGCTACGCTTCGAGCAGGATAAGAGCAGCGATTGAGAGAGTGACGGATACGTACGTGAAGTCGGCTCTGGAATTTCTGAAGAATGAACCGGACTTGACGCGGTTCCAAGACATTCGTGCCGAAGAGGCGCCTTTCTATGGGAACCCAAATCTCGGGGTCGTGAACTGGATGACGCTGCCGATCTACGGGCTTGATTTTGGGTGGGGGAAGGAAATTTACATGGGGCCGGGAACGCATGATTTAGACGGGGACTCGCTCGTCCTCCATAGCCCTGATGGAGATGGATCTTTgattgtgatgttgtgcctgcAAAGAGCTCATATGGATGCTTTTACGAAGCATTTCTACGAagatatcatataa